The Verrucomicrobiota bacterium genomic interval CTGCGGACATCCCAACAACGGGCAGATCACTCACCGTCGTTTCCGATCGCCTCGACGGGGCAGCCCTCCATCGCCTCCTTGCAAAGGCCCTCTTCATCGGGAGAGGCCGGCTGCTTGAAGACGTACGAGTGACCGCCGTCATCGTCGCGAGTGAAATTGGCGGGAGCGGTTTCCCGGCAAAGGTCACAGTCGATGCACTGGTCATCCACATAGAAACGTCCCGGCACATTTTGCGGGTATCTGTTTGCAACGTCGGCCATAAGCTGGTCAAATCTATATCAGGTTTCCCGGAGCCCTTTCCCTTGCTCCGCCCCCCAACCGGGAGAAGCGGGCTAATCTATCGATTCGACCCAGGACTGCAAGCGCCGCTTTCCTAAATGCCGCAAGCCGAAAAATGCCACGAGTGCCACAAACGACGAGAAATCATCCGCAGACCACGCTGAGAACGCAGAAAAGGAGAGTAT includes:
- a CDS encoding ferredoxin, producing MADVANRYPQNVPGRFYVDDQCIDCDLCRETAPANFTRDDDGGHSYVFKQPASPDEEGLCKEAMEGCPVEAIGNDGE